In Flavobacteriaceae bacterium, the following proteins share a genomic window:
- a CDS encoding lipid A biosynthesis acyltransferase, giving the protein MQLLAYILVYPFLLLISILPFRLFYLFSDIVYIIVYYVIRYRKKTVVNNLKLVFPEKSDIEIKQIQKRFYKHMCDMFLEMIKSISISEQQLNKRFIIKNPEELKRLEALNKSVIVTYGHYASYEWSVVVVNNISFKGFGVYKRIANTYFDALVKRIRTKYNTTLIHTREAISKITKSEAEGQKSMIAFLSDQSPKNFKTSYWSEFMGIQVPCFTGGEKLAKKLDLSVTYLKIEKVKRGYYEATLVPLTDNIKMCDDFEITNKFLQELELQIHKTPEYYLWTHKRWKHKDKYHLRKK; this is encoded by the coding sequence GTGCAATTATTAGCTTATATACTTGTTTACCCTTTTCTTCTTCTAATTTCTATACTGCCATTTAGGCTATTTTATTTATTCTCAGATATTGTTTATATAATCGTTTATTACGTTATTAGGTATCGAAAAAAAACAGTAGTCAACAATTTAAAATTAGTATTTCCTGAGAAATCTGACATCGAAATTAAACAGATACAAAAAAGGTTTTATAAGCATATGTGTGATATGTTTCTGGAAATGATTAAATCCATTAGTATTTCTGAACAGCAACTCAACAAAAGGTTTATTATTAAAAACCCTGAAGAGCTTAAACGCTTAGAAGCGTTAAATAAAAGTGTAATTGTTACTTATGGTCATTATGCAAGTTACGAATGGTCTGTAGTTGTTGTTAATAATATATCGTTTAAAGGTTTTGGTGTTTATAAGCGAATCGCAAATACATATTTTGATGCATTAGTAAAACGTATACGTACAAAATATAATACAACTTTAATTCATACCAGAGAAGCTATTTCAAAAATTACTAAGAGTGAAGCTGAAGGGCAAAAATCTATGATTGCATTTTTAAGTGATCAATCTCCAAAAAATTTTAAAACAAGCTATTGGTCAGAATTTATGGGAATTCAGGTACCTTGTTTTACTGGAGGGGAGAAATTAGCTAAAAAGTTAGATCTATCTGTAACTTATTTAAAAATTGAAAAAGTAAAACGTGGTTATTATGAAGCTACACTAGTACCGCTTACAGATAATATAAAAATGTGTGATGATTTTGAAATAACAAACAAATTTCTTCAAGAACTTGAATTACAAATACATAAAACTCCGGAATACTATTTATGGACACATAAACGCTGGAAACACAAAGACAAATATCACCTTAGAAAAAAGTAA